The following coding sequences are from one Reyranella humidisoli window:
- a CDS encoding aldehyde dehydrogenase family protein, translated as MVNRMKFYIDGAWVDPVVMKTAPVVNPATEERMYDVAVGSRADVDKAVTAARRAFETFSLTTREERIALLERIIDAYKVRSKEIAAAISDEMGAPVPMAERAQAGAGLGHLMSTLQVLKDYHFEEKVGTATVVREPIGVVGMITPWNWPLNQIACKVAPAIAVGCTMILKPSEFTPTSALIFAEVMHAAGVPKGVFNLVNGLGPEVGVAMSEHPGIDMISFTGSTRAGIDVAKRAADTVKRVSQELGGKSPNVILEDADFTKAVSGGVAQVFNNSGQSCNAPTRMIVPASKMTEVKAIAKAVADKTKAGDPKAEGTTIGPVVNRTQWDKIQALIKKGVDEGATLVAGGPGLPEGVNKGFYVRPTVFADVTNDMTIAREEIFGPVITILGAKDEAEAVKIANDTPYGLAGYVSAGSVASAKRVGKQIRAGNVNLNGVPNERTAPFGGYKQSGNGREWGKYGMEDFLEVKAIAGA; from the coding sequence ATGGTCAATCGCATGAAATTCTATATCGACGGCGCCTGGGTTGACCCGGTCGTCATGAAGACGGCCCCGGTGGTCAATCCGGCTACCGAGGAGCGCATGTACGACGTCGCCGTCGGCTCGAGGGCGGACGTGGATAAGGCGGTCACCGCCGCCCGCAGGGCGTTCGAGACGTTCTCGCTCACAACGCGCGAGGAGCGCATCGCGCTGCTCGAGAGGATCATCGACGCTTACAAGGTGCGCTCCAAGGAAATCGCCGCTGCCATCTCCGACGAGATGGGCGCGCCGGTCCCGATGGCCGAGCGTGCGCAGGCCGGTGCCGGCCTCGGTCACCTAATGTCGACCCTGCAGGTGCTGAAGGACTATCACTTCGAGGAAAAGGTCGGCACAGCCACCGTCGTGCGCGAGCCGATCGGCGTGGTCGGCATGATCACCCCGTGGAACTGGCCGCTCAACCAGATCGCCTGTAAGGTCGCTCCTGCGATCGCCGTCGGGTGCACGATGATCCTGAAGCCCTCGGAATTCACGCCGACCTCGGCCCTGATCTTCGCCGAAGTCATGCATGCCGCCGGCGTCCCGAAGGGCGTGTTCAACCTCGTCAACGGCCTCGGCCCCGAAGTCGGCGTGGCGATGAGCGAACACCCCGGCATCGACATGATCTCGTTCACCGGCTCGACCCGCGCTGGTATCGACGTCGCCAAGCGCGCCGCCGATACCGTCAAGCGCGTCAGCCAGGAGCTCGGCGGCAAGTCGCCGAACGTTATCTTGGAAGATGCCGACTTCACCAAGGCGGTCTCGGGCGGCGTGGCCCAGGTGTTCAACAACTCGGGCCAGTCCTGCAACGCGCCGACGCGCATGATCGTGCCGGCGAGCAAGATGACGGAAGTGAAGGCCATCGCGAAGGCCGTCGCCGACAAGACCAAGGCAGGCGACCCGAAGGCCGAAGGCACCACGATTGGTCCCGTGGTCAATCGCACCCAGTGGGACAAGATTCAGGCGCTGATCAAGAAGGGCGTCGACGAGGGCGCGACGCTGGTCGCCGGCGGTCCGGGCCTGCCTGAGGGCGTCAACAAGGGCTTCTATGTTCGCCCGACCGTGTTCGCCGACGTGACCAACGACATGACGATCGCCCGCGAGGAGATCTTCGGACCGGTTATCACCATCCTCGGCGCCAAGGACGAAGCCGAAGCGGTCAAGATTGCCAACGACACGCCCTACGGCCTCGCCGGCTACGTCTCAGCCGGTTCCGTCGCAAGCGCCAAGCGCGTCGGCAAGCAGATCCGCGCCGGCAACGTCAACCTCAACGGCGTGCCGAACGAGCGCACCGCCCCGTTCGGTGGCTACAAGCAGTCCGGCAACGGTCGCGAGTGGGGCAAGTACGGCATGGAGGACTTCCTCGAGGTGAAGGCAATCGCCGGCGCCTAG